The stretch of DNA GAGTCGAGTGTTTTTTGATTTTGGTCCTGTTTTTTGTTTTGTTTCTATGATGGGTGTTTTGGTTGGTGTGTTTTTTGCTTTTAAGATGTTGGAGAAAAAGGGGATGTTTCCAGGACTGCCTTTTCCAATAGCATTAGGTTTAATACCATTGGTTATGTCGTTTTTTATTTAAGAAAAGTTGAAAATATAAGATTGGAAAGGACAATTAACTTGGTTTGAGTGAGAAGGGAAAGTGTGTTGAGGGATTTCATTAAAAAATTGCTGGTTATCTTGTGCGTTGTGATTGTGGCGTCTGTGGCTTTATACTTTTATGTTATTCGCTACAGCTCCATTACTGATAATGTTGCCCCGCAATGGAAGAATCAAAATCAAAGTGATTCGTGGATTTTGCAGGGCGAACGCATTTTTCTTCAAGCAGATGGTAGGGATAATTTTGTGCTTTGTAAGGCTGTTCTTGCGACAAATGAAAGTGGAGTTTGGAGAAACGAGACTAAATACGCTTTTATGTGGAGGCAAGAAGTTGTTTTCGGCTTTGACAATTTTGGCACTGCGACGTATGAAGATGGAGTGTTGTATGCGCCTTCGAAAGGAGACAACAAAGTTTACGCGGTAAACGCTTCCAATGGTAATGTTATCTGGAGCACTACGGTTAGGCAATGTGATGCTTCTCCATACATAGATGAGGATGTTGTTTATGTGGGTGAATGCATGGGTCCTAACCATGAACCTGTACCGTTTCCAAAGGCAATGGCATTAAACAAGACTAATGGTGAAGTAGTTTGGGAGTTTGTTGAGCCAAATGATTCTACTTGGGTGGGTTCGCCTGTTGTCTATGGTGATTACGTGTATTTTACAACGTATGGTTCTGGAGTTTACGCTTTAAACAAAACTAATGGCGCGCCTATCTGGCAGTGTGACATTGGAAAGATAGTTTGTTCTGTTGCATATCATAATGGAATGGTTTTTGTTTCGACGCATGAACCATCTGGACAATACGCTTTCAATGCGACAACTGGAGAAATAATATGGCAAAAAAATTATGGAGCATCCTGGGATTCTTCACCAATAATCTACGAGGGAATGATTATTCAGGTTACGAGAAACACGGCTGGAGTGTGGTCTGCTCATGTATTGAATGGAACAAATGGGGCAGTTATACGGAAATTTGAGGGAAAGGGAAGCTGCAGCACGCCTTTGGTGCATGATGGCAAAATATTTATTCCAAGCGAGGATTGGCGCATTTGGGCTTTTGATTTAACGACTGGAAGCGAATTGTGGCACAGCGTTCAACTTCACAACGGAACTCTTCAGAACCACAGTTATTGCAGTCCAGCTGCATCTGGTGGAGCGATTTATTATCAGGCTTTAAATGG from Candidatus Bathyarchaeota archaeon A05DMB-5 encodes:
- a CDS encoding PQQ-binding-like beta-propeller repeat protein, encoding MRDFIKKLLVILCVVIVASVALYFYVIRYSSITDNVAPQWKNQNQSDSWILQGERIFLQADGRDNFVLCKAVLATNESGVWRNETKYAFMWRQEVVFGFDNFGTATYEDGVLYAPSKGDNKVYAVNASNGNVIWSTTVRQCDASPYIDEDVVYVGECMGPNHEPVPFPKAMALNKTNGEVVWEFVEPNDSTWVGSPVVYGDYVYFTTYGSGVYALNKTNGAPIWQCDIGKIVCSVAYHNGMVFVSTHEPSGQYAFNATTGEIIWQKNYGASWDSSPIIYEGMIIQVTRNTAGVWSAHVLNGTNGAVIRKFEGKGSCSTPLVHDGKIFIPSEDWRIWAFDLTTGSELWHSVQLHNGTLQNHSYCSPAASGGAIYYQALNGTFYVIDEADGGVLWSYDLGGYGFGSPSVGDGCVFITNDFALYAFRIGPGVGDWRMFCGDELHQSVSEYGVDYVRYPLTEPKNCVSFFNVWVTVRFVWCNKTIASDAIAWRIYFFDFAGNVNATDMMVFRVRMPAQEMATVSSLFKVKA